A region from the Nilaparvata lugens isolate BPH unplaced genomic scaffold, ASM1435652v1 scaffold5409, whole genome shotgun sequence genome encodes:
- the LOC120355973 gene encoding vicilin-like seed storage protein At2g18540, with the protein EEAKEEEEEEEEKKKEEEEEESMNHYTHLQGKFAQQRETEKREEQKETEKREEQKETEKREEQKETEKREEQKETEKREEQKETEKREEQKETEKREEQRQKNERNRKIQKNERNRDRKTRGTETEKREEQKETEKRENRKIQKNERTERDRKTRGTETEKREEQKETEKREEQRFLEEEKNGEMMEKRRKSKRDERISRVGQEK; encoded by the exons CTATGAATCACTACACACACCTTCAAGGCAAGTTTGCACAAcagagagagacagaaaaaCGAGAGGAACAGAAAGAGACAGAAAAACGAGAGGAACAGAAAGAGACAGAAAAACGAGAGGAACAGAAAGAGACAGAAAAACGAGAGGAACAGAAAGAGACAGAAAAACGAGAGGAACAGAAAGAGACAGAAAAACGAGAGGAACAGAAAGAGACAGAAAAACGAGAGGAACAGAGACAGAAAAACGAGAGGAACAGAAAGATACAGAAAAACGAGAGGAACAGAGACAGAAAAACGAGAGGAACAGAGACAGAAAAACGAGAGGAACAGAAAGAGACGGAAAAACGAGAGAATAGAAAGATACAGAAAAACGAGAGAACAGAAAGAGACAGAAAAACGAGAGGAACAGAGACAGAAAAACGAGAGGAACAGAAAGAGACAGAAAAACGAGAGGAACAGAG ATttttagaagaagaaaaaaatggggaaatgatggagaagaggagaaaatcAAAACGTGATGAAAGAATAAGCAGAGTTGGACAAGAAAAATGA